The Nicotiana tabacum cultivar K326 chromosome 5, ASM71507v2, whole genome shotgun sequence sequence gcaaacatattacatctaatagcccGAAAAGTCtactttgtatattttttgtatagtgacagtctattttgcatattttttgtatagtgacaatttattttgtatatttagTACCTTACAGCTTGTTTGAATAGTTGGTATATATCATTCCATAATGTATcctatcgtattgtattgtatatTGTTCTGATATATATAATGcttggatagattgtattatttattatcgtttcatgatgtcatgcatcaacaatatgaaaaataaacttgtaatattattttttttaaagtaagatacaaggtagaattattatataaaaagatagcataaatggaaaatagaattatttaataataaggaagcgcaagatgagaggaaaaaaataaggtaacgaAGTGACCACACCAAATCGTTTGTTTCATAAAGTAACACTTTTTATCGCTACGTAACgatggatttaacgatacgatacaataaaattaaagcaacaatcaaaataaatatattatttaaagtacgatacaatacaataggtatcaaccatccaaacaagctttTAGTTTTTATCTAAATACTtaattttcttctttcctttatttagGGTTTTAGGAGGGAGTATAGCAAGCCAAGCTTTAGATCCAAAGTTGGCCCCCACGATAAAATGGAAAACAAATTGCCAAGAGAAGCATATGGGGGAAGAAAGTGGCTATATATGAACTACAAAAAGACTTACTTTAGCTCATTAGGTGCACTAAACCCAACTACAAAAGACATTTTCCGTCTTTGGACTAAACTTTTGTCCCCTACTACGAGTAAAAGATatatcttttttattattttaattttgcacGTTATGCAAAAAGTAGTAGGGAAAAGAATAAGTTTGTAACAACCATAAAGTATCACTCTTccacaaaaggaaaaaagaaaaaagaaccaTAAATAAAGTATTTCCATCCCCGGAGTAGGAAAATATTTCTCCATATATGACTTCTATATAAGCAAAACAAAAAGGAgtactaaatttttttttaaaaacgagCCTAGTTCTTTTGACCAAATATACAAAAGGTTGAAATTAATCTCTTTTCTTGTCAATAAAGGATTAAATATATAAGATCATTTAACAATGTTAGTCTTTACATATAGTAAGCAAATCAACAGAATTGGTGTCTATCAACTTGGTTGTTacttattgtattgtatcgtatgtcattttaaatataatgtttgtttagattgttacttaaatttattGTATCGTatgattaattaaattaattcgTCGATACGTAACGACGAAAAGTACCATTATATATAACAACGGATTTGATATGATGGCGTcgttactgtaacgacccggccggtcgtttcatgagttaccgctccgtttttcccatttatgcttctttatgtcttgttcggCTGTATTTTTTggtatcaggttagttggttcgggtccggagtggttttagagaggtttgagacacttagtgtcttttgagtaagcttaagttggaaaagtcaatcggacgttgacttatttgaaaagggctcggatgtgaattttgacGGTTCGGATAGTTTCCTGAGgggatttgggacttaggagtgtgttcggaatgtaatttggaggtccgtggtagatttatgcttgaattggcgacattgaaattttggcgttttccagttggtagtggaaattttgatatcggggccggaatggaattccggagattggagtaggtccgttgtgtcatttgtgacgtgtgtgcaaaatttcaagtcattcggaggtggtttgatagactttttgatcgtttgcggaatttggaagttttggaatccttagacttgaatccgagggtgatttggtgtttcgacgttgttttgagtattccgaatattgatataagtttgaatagtggtatatgacttgttcgtacctttggttaaggtcccacgggcctcgggatgatttcagatggttatcgGGAAGTTTGGAAATTTGTTGGAGCAGTTTCAGCTGCTgagtttctgtcataaccgcacccgCAGAtcggggaccgcaggtgcgagccgtagaagccgcgaattgaccgcagaagcgaaggtcAACGGTTTGGGCGAGCATCGCAGATGCAGAGATTGGGTCACAGGTGCGGTAAGGGAAATTAAACAAAAAACCGTAGAAGCAGTTGGATGAGCGCAGAAGCGGTGCCCGCAGATGCGTAAATGGACCGCAAGTGCGGTATGCTGGGTTGAACATATAAATAGATGCCTTCGCAAAATTTTTGCTAagtttctccatttttgaagacggaaAGAGAGCTAGGGCTGTGATTTTTCAAGGGAATCGAAGGATTTCAGTTAGGTAAGCTTCTTAAGCCTTATTATTTGTGTTTATGGCCATTTTCccccattgtttaatcatggtattagtgaaaaatttgggaagaaagttgggagattagggcttggaaCTTGAGGCTTTGATGTAGGGATTTGAGGAGTCATTTGTGATCGGATTTTGGTGTATTTgttatgtatgaactcgtgagagtgtaaggattctagttttgtgaattttatcggaatccgagccGTGGGACTGGGggttgggtttggccaatttcgggatttttgagttaaattgataattttcgtatgggtttcactcctttagcgtttattgatgatTGTATACTGATTTTGCTTAAATTGATAACTGTAAAcatgtctacttttctgtacAATTAAATGTTGCtacctgttgaggtttggttcgtcactaccatcagtccatagtttggacttattacttactgagttggtgtactcacgttacccctgcacccctgtgtgcagatccagacaTCTCGGGGCACGGTAGCAGTTGCTGATCTTACCAGTTGGAGACTTTTCTCTAAAGTttgcgaggtagctgcctggcgaccgcagttccgccttctccttctttatcttcctTGTAGTACTTTTATTGAATTTTCTCAGACTATGTAGTCTTggttatttcaaacagttgtagtattttgcttatgacttagtgacacccgaggtcgggcttatatttctttccgctggatttgatttctatttttatcttattagatttctgttaaaaatatgatttttcttaagTTTTAGTTGAAAAACGGAGTAAATGGGTAATAGTTAGctggcctagtatcacgataggtgccatcacgaccgggtcagtttttggatcgtgacagttaccttccttttttctctcatcttgcccttccttattattaaataatcatattttatcatttaccttatttttatataataattctactgcatattctttatttttagtaatgttgcaagtttattcttcatattattcGTGTGTAACATTATGAAATAACTGTAAATGATAAAATCcatccaaacattatattcatcaaacaatacaatacaatataatacaatacagtATATAATACGATATAATACGTCATGAACGATATGTGACAATCATCCAAATAAGCTGTAAGTAAATTCCAAGCACTCACTCACTTTCATTTTGtttcactttattattatttaaagaattaaataaGTTTTTTCTTTGACTGTGATTTTTAATTAAACTGAAATATGTGTAAAGTGAAAGAGTCTGAAACGGACGTTTGATTAGAAATAGTACTGAAAGTGCAAGTGGTTTTAGATTAGTAGTAGCAATTAAGAAGTATTGCTGGACCCATGTGAATGTCAACGATGGAACATGTGCCTTAATTTTGATCCCTCGTGGCTTAAAAATCCATTCCTTAATCATTTATTCTGCCACTAACATAAGACgtaaattttaatattaatatagaaaaatatcaaacatGTAAAAGGTAAGAGATAATTAATCATGATTGACAAAATAACGCTTCCTCTCGTTGGTTTACACCTCCGCAGACTCTTTATTTCACTTTATTGGTCAACATATAAGTGGTGGACTCACATGTTCATTATTAATGCATGGCAAAAGAAAtctatatttatactatattaagaGTACGAAGATCCTTAGCaaaatgttatttttttttatccctttaaaatagagttcacactgaACAAAATAGCCATTATCATCttattattttcctaatttttaggacttttaaattaactaaaattttaactattaaaactttctttatttgaattatgtaagaACTATTAATATTTAAGAGTTTAAATCTTTCCATAACTACAATATCCTTAATATACTAACTACAACATCCTTAATATTCTGTAGAAGAAGGAACCATAATGGACGTTCATGACTTCTTTGAACGTCCTTGTTTTCATAAAACAAAGATTATTTtagagaaaaatataaatattttgaattttttttcttcttataatatcgaaaaattaaaattagacAATCAAATTGGGATGAAAAAAGTAACAAATAGTATAATAAAGAAAGGTTAATAATATTGACCACCGAAATTGGCCACCAAGcatcttttttaaaattttacccATTGAGATAgcgtacacgcgcaacgcgcgtatcaTAAGACTAATAATGATAAGAGTAGGAGAAAAGGTATTGGCAAAATTATCCACATTGGAATATTTCAAGTGATAAGACTTATTATTAATATAAATTCTCTGTTTAAGATCTTCTCCTATATTATACTTCTCAGGGGGTTAATTGCACTTATAACCGGCAGAGGCCAAGGTGATCAATTGACCACCATTCGTTGAAATATTACGAAAAATTATATTgtaaatattagattttagatgtatataacatatattaacACCCTATGTCAGAAttctttttacttctttcaaATCTGAACACCCTTGAGAAAATTTCTGGCTTCGGCCCTGATAGCCAGCCATAAAATGAGACAAATGTTAATAATCTATATTTGTAAACTAAttctgaaaaagataaaacaacataaacaaaaatataaacgaaacaaaaattaattcgagcccactgaattgacagtatttccttaaggaatttaatcccctcctagtacccaaggttatggattattttctcccaggatagaacgaattacatactggtgtagtggtacttcaaaccccagtatttcagcgaacacaaagttcggtaacAAATCACACTTATTGctgctttctttgaagttaaaacaatgcagaagaaggaggagaaactcagaaaatcataTTAAGATTTTGAGAGAAtggacttgtatttatagccaatgttgggctgaaatctgaaaatgtgcaactcttcagaatgactGTTTATGCAAAACGACCAcaacataaatgtcataacataaataactatttactcaacaataaagagggaaaattcaAGAGGGTAGTTAATTTTCTTTTATCAAAACAGAAAACGAAAAAATGGAAAcggattttaatattaatattcttggatttaatattaatattttgttattaaaatggatatttaataagatttctgttaatatttactattaacaaacaaatttggtccaaaatattaatcaatcaattgaccGAAGTCGTAGTCAAGCGACGACTACGACGgcacgaggcttgccttcttctcaattCTTTAAAAGCtaaaagaagagcaattgcttatatacccattaaaaacctcttcctcttccaatatgggacaatgtcccttcaTGAAGGAGGTAAtctcaaattttttttaaaatttcatttccctctATTTCTCATTCACCCCTTTTTAAGTATTAATATACTTAAAAACCCAACAACAAATTCATCCATCCATAATTGACCTGCCAATTCTAACACCCAACACGCCCAGACCTATCAACTGGAGTGAACAATATAATATGATGATGCAATTTGTTAGGATTTGTTCTAAATTTCTAATCTATTAGGACTCTCTTTCTTAAAGGAATGGAAAAAGACTCCTAAAAGGATTAAATTTCCTTAATATGTTTTATCCTTTTCTTGGAGGACAAGTTTTGCACATCTATAAATTAAGGATCTCTACTTCTCACAAGTGAACAACAAAAATATCCACAATGTAGTCATTAAAGAGTTTTGTTTAGGGGGGAGATTTTTCTCTCGAtagttttcttcttttatattAGTTTTACCATATGTAGATCAATTGATCAAACCATTATAAATTATTATGCTTAGTGtagtatatttttcttttgtcgtCTGATTTATCGTCCACAAAGCTTTGTATTGTTAGTTTCCGCATGCACCATGTTATTTCGATCCCAACAATATTAGGTAACCAATAATTGGATGGGTCGAGTTATGATACCATAATAAAAGATGAACATTGGACCAAACTCAATTCTAAACCTATCTCATTAGGTGAAGATTATTGAAGATCATATAAAGCAACCAAAACACCCATCCAGAAGGAGTTCTGGCATAAACAATAgagtccaaaaattatttttggtcatATTAAGTAATAGGAATTTACCTACTTAATAGTAAAGTTACTAAGTTAATAACTAAATTTTCCTTCTGTCTATATTAAACTCTTGCGTATCATCGGTTCGATGAATTATTTGAGGTATTAAATTCTCATGGAATCGATATAACTAAGGCATATTCTTTTTGTCTCAGTCTTAATCATAATAAAACTTCTCATTCCACTTATTAATCCTTCTTAGAATGATAGGCATTTAACAAAAGTATAAAATTCGAAATATTAAACTAAGATGGAAAATTATCGAAAAAGTTACGAGAATTTGGATTATTAATATAAGTAAAATCCACCGTCAAGTGGTTAGTTTAGAGCGTTTACGCTACATTGAACTTTGAATTTTTGTACTTAGATTgcgattcaaaaagaaaaagaaaaacaaaaagttgCTGATCTCGCACATGATATCTTTTGCTGAAATTAAGATGACAATTGttttttatcttcttttatattttttacgAAAGCACAGCACATGCAAGAGAAAATGATAGTCAAACATAGAATGAAAATGATTTTATTAAGTTTTCATTATATTTTGGAGCCGTTAGGAGCGCTTATACTGTTAATAACAGCCTACAAAAGATTGGGTTTAAATTCGAGCATTCAAAATTAGAACATTAATAAGATAATTATACGTAAGGATATTATATAGAAAGTCATATATAGCAATTAGTATTATATTAAAGATTATCAATCAATGCTAGTATTAAACTGAATAATCTATAATTACCTTTTAACTAACCTAATTGCGTTAATATTTTTTATGCTATTAATGTACCAAACTTAAACTCTAAATAAATCTGTATACTAAGCAATAATTGGTAAGCTGACAAAAAAATGATTTACTATTATTATAAGCTAAATTACACCTTTGAAATATCTTCTTAGTGCatataaattaaatcctaaaaagcTAAAACTTTAACTACTATTATACGATAaatcttgtttttcttctttatttctatCCAGGCTCGAAGACCCAATAATAGAAATGAATCATAGTAGTAAGCAGAAAGCGTAAAGAAGAATTTCCAAAATCCAAATGGAAGGCAAAGCAAGAAAATTAGTATCTCATACATAACacataaattattttcaaatttagagaGGGGATtattttggaacggaccaaaaagaaaatagattcatATAAACTAAAATTGAAAATTTAACTCTGACATTTAGGGGCGAAGCTAGAGCGGCCGAAGAAGGTTCATCCGTAACTCTTTCGTCAGAAAATCacattatatataaatttttttaatgTATATATAATAGATGTTGATTCCCTCGATAAAATTTATGTATTCATTACTCTTTAATGAAAATCCTGCTTCCACTGCTATCTGACAACTAATAAGCTAATTAGCTAGCTGGCTATTATttataaatatgtatatatgtatgtgtacTTAAACAGTACTACTAGTGAAAAGTTCCTTTCTCTTCTCCTGCTTCTACTTCTGCTTTCTAATCTGTAATCTGCGACTCTATACTTTCATCAATAGAAAAACTCTGTCATTTCTGAGACCCTTTTTGCTGTTTTTGAGGTTCCTTTCGCCGCCTTTGAGATTCGGCCGCGCACCTGCAGAGGCTATATATATTAATTCCACTGCATTTAAGTTGGCTACAATATATTTTTGAATTGATTGTGGTTTCAGAGATTTTTGTTCAAGCAATTATTGCTGAGCTGCATTTATTTCCTTTACTACTACTCCTTTAGCTGTGATCTCTCTGTCTGTCAATTCTTGAAATGGAGCGTTTATCTTAGGAATTTTTTTAATCTCTCTTTACTCTGTTTTAGTAGTTGTTTTCTTCCTACTCTTTTCTCTGTTTCTCAGTGTAAAGTTCAGTAGCAGAGTTTTGCTAACTAAAACAAAGGAGGAGTATCTATTTGCTTCTTTTACAAGAGATCTGGTTCAACAAAGAGACATCTCAAAACAAGGTATTTTCAAGAAAGTTGGAAAATGGGCTTCTATTATTGtctttttttaatgatttttttttcttgaggTGGTTTTTTTGGATCTAGGGAATTCTTGGCTTTTTCATTTTCTTGGAAATAAGTTGTAATTTTTGGGGAGGTGCATGTGTTCTTTTTTTGTCTCATTTTCTGTCCTTTTTGTGTTGGCAGATCTGCTAGAAATTAGACAAGTCTTATTTTCAATCGAAGAGAATGTATTCTGAGAAGCAAGGAGAAAAAGCAATTGTCTCAAACTTTAATGAAACTGATCATGAAGATGGAGAAGTTGAGAAATCAGAAGAAGATCAGTCCATTTTCAGTGTCAAAAGTCTCCTTTGGCATGGTGGTTCTGTTTGGGATGCTTGGTTCAGTTGTGCTTCTAATCAAGTATGTAGTAAAACTTAACTaaacctctttttcttttatttttggaaatacTAAAGGGTTGCTCCGCAACGGTGCGATCTATATTTCACTTTTCGAGCTGTTAAAGCAGCCATTAATATTTGTATTAGAGTAAACTGTGTACATCACACCCCTTGAAGTGCAGCGTTCCGTGGATCCTGCTATGATGCTTTGTGCTgcctttatttttataaatatcatCTTTATTCTTAAGtaaatatatttaacttatatctATTGATagtatattaaaaaaaatcttacaCTATCACTACAATTTAAATTGTTATAAAAGATTTGTTCTCTTATTTTTCAGATTACTAAGTCGACTATTATCCATACTTACCTGTGACTGCTGTATAGAAGTTAAacttttttttattcaatttttacaGGTAGCTCAAGTGTTGTTGACACTACCATATTCTTTTTCCCAACTTGGTATGGTATCAGGAATAGTGCTACAAGTGTTCTATGGTATTGTTGGGAGCTGGACTGCATACCTTATCAGTGTTCTTTACATAGAGTAcagaagtagaaaagaaaaagaaggcgTTAGCTTTAAAAATCATGTCATTCAGGTaggatattttatttttatttttctttttaagaagGAATTCCTCTCTTCATccatatatttcacttgtaatatTCCCCctttttttaagaaaagaaaagaaattagtaCTTGTATTAGAATCTTATGAGTTGCAGATAGATTcatgtttatctgatttttttaattttaaattggCAGTGGTTTGAAGTGCTAGATGGACTACTGGGTCCTTATTGGAAAGCAGTGGGACTTGCCTTCAACTGTACCttccttttgtttggatctgtCATTCAACTTATTGCTTGCGCAAGGTATGGAGCTATGAACATGATCATAAATTCTTcatctacccccccccccccccaacaaacCCATACCCCACAAAAAAGAAAGgaacaatatttaaaaatatatccaACCGGATAGCATAAGATTTTTATATTAGTAAAATGTCAGTCAGACGCACAAAGCATCCGACAATTATGTAGGGTTCGGGGAAGAGTCGTCCCCTTAGGGATATGATGTAGACAACCTATTCTAATACAAACATTAGTGTCTGCTTTCACGGTTTGAAcccatgacctataggtcacacgaacATAATTTTACTGTTGTTACAAAACTCCtcttcaaaatatttttatattagtactcctattagtttattttaatttgtagTAGCAAGTTATCGGCCCTATCTTTCAGATTATTAATCCCACTAATAGGGATGGTTACTTGTGATTATAACTTTATAGTATAAGGTTTTTAACTCTCTATAGAAGTTAAATTGTTAATAACattatcttgattgataatttgatggattttttttttacttgaaaCAGTAATATATATTATATCAATGACCATTTAGACAAGAGGACATGGACATACATATTTGGAGCTTGTTGTGCTACCACTGTTTTTATTCCTTCTTTCCATAACTACCGGATTTGGTCTTTCCTTGGCCTTGGGATGACCACTTACACAGCATGGTACTTAACTATTGCTGCTGTTCTTCATGGCCAGGTAAATAATACTATACTGTACTAAATTTCTAACATTTTTTAACAATATCCTTCATTAATTACTATACATTCAAATTTGGTTTTGTGCTTTCTATAAATGGAAATTCATTTATATCAATAGGTTGAAAATGTACAACACTCTGCTCCAGCAAAGCTTGTGCTGTATTTCACTGGTGCCACCAATATTCTTTACACCTTTGGTGGACACGCTGTTACTGTGTAAGCGCTCTCACATCCAACCCATTATTTTTTGGATTTGTAAATGAATTTTTATATTATGAGTTCAATTTAATCTGCCCATCAAATCTGCTGTAGAAAGTTACTTACATTGTTTTGGTCATTACTTATACTGGCAACGGACAATTACATTTAATTACCTTTAAGTGACATGATAGTGTTAAAAAAAATTTACACCGTAATTACTAAAAAgatacaaaaaaataattatgaGTAGATACAATCTgatcatctaaaagataattaGATGCATAACTATTCATAAATGTAATTACTAGTCTAAAAAAATAAGATAGGTAACATGAAACAAATTAAATACTGATAACGCAAAAAGTTCTTAACACTGCCAAATATTATGAGTTATTAAATTCATATGGGACAACTTAGACTTGTAGAGTTGTAGTGTAGAATCCAATGCCAATATTCTCCAATGTACTTATCTATACTTTAAATAATTAGAG is a genomic window containing:
- the LOC107800418 gene encoding auxin transporter-like protein 4, whose amino-acid sequence is MYSEKQGEKAIVSNFNETDHEDGEVEKSEEDQSIFSVKSLLWHGGSVWDAWFSCASNQVAQVLLTLPYSFSQLGMVSGIVLQVFYGIVGSWTAYLISVLYIEYRSRKEKEGVSFKNHVIQWFEVLDGLLGPYWKAVGLAFNCTFLLFGSVIQLIACASNIYYINDHLDKRTWTYIFGACCATTVFIPSFHNYRIWSFLGLGMTTYTAWYLTIAAVLHGQVENVQHSAPAKLVLYFTGATNILYTFGGHAVTVEIMHAMWKPQKFKYIYLIATLYVFTLTIPSASAVYWAFGDQLLNHSNAFSLLPKDGWRDAAVILMLIHQFITFGFACTPLYFVWEKVIGMHDTKSICLRALVRLPVVIPIWFLAIIFPFFGPINSAVGALLVSFTVYIIPALAHMLTYRTASARQNAAEKPPSFMPSWTVMYVINIFIVGWCLVVGFGFGGWASMTNFIKQVDTFGLFAKCYQCKPAVPPSSLPPRPAPNATVHH